A stretch of the Amycolatopsis sp. BJA-103 genome encodes the following:
- a CDS encoding WXG100 family type VII secretion target: MPPKHSADSFGENTSSTPVQLGDNSQAAGIVSSARGRSDGFDIGADRAITNPPNWESAPTSQELWDQANVGNDPSTATSISQSWTSHGSKLSQASNDLYNAISELGAAWIGQGAASAQGSLVAIANSGSQASEAAHTMSDRLQKQADAATKVKLMPKPTSYTPEGALGAALAAGPVGMITDQKPLADQDKEVRAEQARFLEAYTKEMSEVDSSTPSFGPESLGMKPTASHNSASFSGVGNVGGGGLNSGAVSGTPVLAGTHGYGGVQAGSPAAAVHGGPDSGVFSQAGYNAATGNLPASGVAPGPGAGMASGAGAPMAPHAPANGGNGLGQALTAAAVGGGLGYAGAKALGQGNKSGAKDTDSTDAAATDNAPAQSAASQAVPQQGIVSSSGTIGGGATPPMQGMGGGMGMGAHGAQAEQEEEHTHASFLIEPDPDDAFGANEATPPPVIGAWTEDDDR; the protein is encoded by the coding sequence ATGCCACCGAAGCACAGTGCCGACTCTTTCGGCGAGAACACCAGCAGCACCCCGGTCCAGCTCGGCGACAACTCGCAGGCCGCGGGCATCGTCTCGTCCGCTCGCGGGCGTTCGGACGGGTTCGACATCGGCGCCGACCGCGCCATCACCAACCCGCCGAACTGGGAGAGCGCCCCGACCAGCCAGGAGCTGTGGGACCAGGCCAACGTCGGCAACGACCCCAGCACCGCGACGTCGATCAGCCAGTCGTGGACCTCGCACGGCTCCAAGCTGAGCCAGGCGTCGAACGACCTCTACAACGCGATCTCCGAACTGGGCGCCGCCTGGATCGGGCAGGGCGCGGCGAGCGCGCAGGGTTCGCTGGTCGCCATCGCGAACTCGGGCTCGCAGGCCTCCGAGGCCGCGCACACGATGTCGGACAGGCTGCAGAAGCAGGCCGACGCGGCCACCAAGGTCAAGCTCATGCCGAAGCCGACCAGCTACACCCCCGAGGGTGCGCTGGGCGCGGCTCTCGCGGCTGGCCCGGTCGGCATGATCACCGACCAGAAGCCCCTCGCCGACCAGGACAAGGAAGTGCGGGCGGAGCAGGCCAGGTTCCTCGAGGCCTACACCAAGGAGATGAGCGAGGTCGACAGCTCGACCCCGAGCTTCGGCCCCGAATCCCTCGGCATGAAGCCGACCGCTTCGCACAACAGCGCTTCGTTCAGCGGTGTCGGCAACGTCGGCGGCGGTGGCCTCAACTCGGGCGCCGTCTCCGGCACCCCCGTCCTCGCCGGCACGCACGGCTACGGCGGCGTGCAGGCTGGTTCGCCCGCGGCGGCCGTCCACGGCGGTCCGGACTCGGGTGTGTTCTCGCAGGCCGGCTACAACGCCGCCACCGGGAACCTTCCGGCTTCGGGTGTCGCTCCCGGCCCTGGCGCCGGTATGGCGTCCGGCGCCGGTGCGCCGATGGCCCCGCACGCCCCGGCGAACGGCGGCAACGGTCTCGGCCAGGCGCTCACGGCGGCCGCGGTCGGCGGCGGCCTCGGTTACGCCGGTGCCAAGGCGCTCGGACAGGGCAACAAGTCCGGCGCGAAGGACACCGACAGCACCGACGCCGCGGCGACCGACAACGCGCCCGCGCAGAGCGCCGCGTCCCAGGCCGTGCCGCAGCAGGGCATCGTGTCCTCCAGCGGCACCATCGGCGGCGGTGCCACCCCGCCGATGCAGGGCATGGGCGGCGGCATGGGCATGGGCGCCCACGGCGCGCAGGCCGAGCAGGAAGAGGAGCACACGCACGCGTCGTTCCTCATCGAGCCGGACCCGGACGACGCCTTCGGTGCCAACGAGGCGACCCCGCCGCCGGTCATCGGTGCCTGGACCGAAGACGACGATCGCTAA
- the hpt gene encoding hypoxanthine phosphoribosyltransferase: MYEGEIASVLVTEQQINDKIAELAAKVAADYPADGPGSGQGDLLLVGVLKGAVMFMTDFARALPLPSQLEFMAVSSYGSATSSSGVVRILKDLDRDIAGRDVLIVEDIVDSGLTLSWLLKNLASRNPASLEVVSLLRKPEAVKVDVPVKYIGFDIPNEFVVGYGLDYAERYRDLPYIGTLDPHVYTS; encoded by the coding sequence GTGTACGAAGGCGAGATCGCCTCCGTGCTCGTCACCGAGCAGCAGATCAACGACAAGATCGCCGAGCTGGCCGCGAAGGTCGCCGCGGACTACCCGGCCGACGGCCCCGGTTCGGGGCAGGGAGACCTCCTGCTCGTCGGGGTGCTCAAGGGCGCGGTGATGTTCATGACCGACTTCGCCAGGGCACTTCCTCTTCCTTCACAGCTCGAGTTCATGGCGGTCTCCTCCTACGGCTCGGCGACCTCGTCGTCCGGCGTGGTGCGGATCCTCAAGGACCTCGATCGCGACATCGCCGGCCGCGACGTGCTCATCGTCGAGGACATCGTCGACTCCGGGCTCACGCTGTCCTGGTTGCTGAAGAACCTCGCCAGCCGCAACCCGGCCTCGCTCGAGGTCGTCTCGCTCCTGCGCAAGCCGGAAGCGGTCAAGGTCGATGTACCGGTCAAGTACATCGGGTTCGACATTCCCAACGAATTCGTAGTCGGATACGGCCTCGACTACGCGGAGCGTTACCGGGACCTGCCCTACATCGGCACCCTGGATCCGCACGTTTACACGTCCTGA
- the tilS gene encoding tRNA lysidine(34) synthetase TilS codes for MSGPDPAIAAVRTAVREFLASAKVTDEVCVAVSGGADSLALAEAAAFTGTRAGLKVRALVVDHGLQDGSAGIAAKAADTARKLGADTAEVLTVKVEGPGGPEAAARRARYGALRSALPGGHGLVLLGHTLDDQAETVLLGLGRGSGPRSLAGMRPHDPPWGRPLLGVTRATTRRACRALGVDPWQDPHNEDPRFTRVRLRTEVVPLLEDVLSGGVAASLARTAAQLREDTEALDTLAGEVYLRAFTEEGLDVAVLATEPPALRRRVLRRWLLDSGVRELTDAHLRSVDALVGNWRGQGGVWLPGDLVATRAHGRLSVEAPQSTT; via the coding sequence GTGAGCGGGCCGGATCCGGCGATCGCGGCCGTGCGGACGGCCGTGCGGGAGTTCCTCGCGTCGGCGAAGGTCACCGACGAGGTGTGCGTCGCCGTCTCCGGCGGCGCGGATTCGCTCGCGCTCGCCGAAGCGGCCGCGTTCACCGGTACCCGAGCGGGCCTGAAGGTGCGGGCGCTCGTCGTCGATCACGGGCTCCAGGACGGTTCCGCCGGGATCGCGGCGAAGGCGGCGGACACGGCCCGGAAACTGGGCGCCGACACCGCCGAGGTGCTGACGGTGAAGGTCGAGGGCCCGGGCGGACCGGAAGCGGCCGCCCGCCGGGCCCGTTACGGCGCCCTGCGCTCGGCACTTCCCGGCGGACACGGTCTCGTCCTCCTCGGCCACACCCTCGACGACCAGGCCGAAACCGTCCTGCTCGGTCTCGGCCGGGGTTCGGGACCGCGCTCGCTGGCCGGGATGCGGCCGCACGACCCGCCGTGGGGACGGCCGCTGCTCGGCGTCACCCGCGCCACCACCCGGCGGGCTTGCCGGGCGCTCGGCGTCGACCCGTGGCAGGACCCGCACAACGAGGACCCGAGGTTCACGCGTGTCCGATTACGAACGGAAGTAGTGCCCCTTTTGGAGGATGTGCTGTCCGGCGGTGTCGCGGCTTCGCTCGCCCGGACGGCGGCACAACTGCGCGAGGACACCGAGGCGTTGGACACACTCGCGGGTGAGGTCTACCTGCGCGCTTTCACCGAGGAGGGGCTCGACGTCGCGGTGCTCGCCACCGAGCCGCCAGCGCTGCGGCGGCGCGTCCTCCGCAGGTGGCTGCTGGACTCCGGGGTCCGCGAACTGACCGACGCCCATCTCCGTTCGGTCGATGCCCTGGTGGGCAATTGGCGGGGTCAGGGGGGCGTTTGGCTACCCGGCGACTTGGTGGCCACCCGGGCGCATGGCAGGCTCTCGGTCGAAGCACCCCAATCCACCACCTAG
- a CDS encoding zinc-dependent metalloprotease — translation MVDWSLAASTGALLVRGGPVVDREVADEAVADLRELTGEAEGHVRELTGLGLDLPLLPAEVVDRPGWVRSAAAGLDALTGRALPEAQGGPLAPVLAGGAGVQTGLVLAFLASRVLGQYDPFGGPERRGQLVLVAPNVVAAQRAMDVPGHDFRLWVCLHECTHRLQFTAVTWLRDYFADEVERLIGGLAGRDADGLSDLVGRLPDTIKQIGKGKASGAGLAELLQSPGERAVFDRLLALSTLLEGHADFVMDAVGPQVVPSVELIRSRFTARRKGGGLIDRVLRGLLGVDAKMRQYEQGAKFTKHVVGAVGMDGFNAVWTSPNTLPTRAEITDPAAWVRRLHG, via the coding sequence ATGGTCGACTGGTCCCTGGCCGCCTCGACGGGCGCGCTCCTGGTGCGCGGCGGACCGGTGGTCGACCGCGAAGTGGCCGATGAAGCCGTCGCCGATCTGCGCGAGCTGACCGGCGAGGCGGAGGGGCACGTCCGTGAGCTGACCGGGCTCGGCCTCGACCTGCCACTGCTGCCCGCCGAAGTCGTCGACAGGCCCGGCTGGGTCCGTTCGGCCGCCGCGGGGCTCGACGCGCTCACCGGCCGCGCGCTGCCGGAGGCCCAAGGCGGCCCGCTGGCGCCCGTGCTGGCCGGTGGCGCCGGTGTCCAGACCGGTCTGGTGCTCGCGTTCCTGGCGTCGCGGGTCCTCGGTCAGTACGACCCGTTCGGCGGGCCGGAACGCCGGGGCCAGCTGGTGCTCGTCGCGCCGAACGTGGTCGCCGCCCAGCGCGCGATGGACGTGCCCGGCCACGACTTCCGGCTGTGGGTCTGCCTGCACGAATGCACCCACCGGCTGCAGTTCACCGCGGTCACCTGGCTGCGCGACTACTTCGCCGACGAGGTCGAGCGCCTGATCGGCGGGCTCGCCGGCCGCGACGCGGACGGGCTGAGCGATCTGGTCGGCCGCCTGCCGGACACCATCAAGCAGATCGGCAAGGGCAAGGCGAGCGGCGCCGGTCTCGCCGAACTCCTGCAGTCGCCGGGCGAACGCGCGGTGTTCGACCGGCTGCTCGCGCTCTCCACCCTGCTGGAGGGGCACGCCGACTTCGTGATGGACGCCGTCGGGCCGCAGGTCGTGCCCAGTGTCGAGCTGATCCGGTCGCGGTTCACCGCCCGGCGCAAGGGCGGCGGCCTGATCGACCGCGTGCTGCGCGGCCTGCTCGGCGTGGACGCGAAGATGCGCCAGTACGAACAGGGCGCGAAGTTCACCAAGCACGTCGTCGGCGCCGTCGGCATGGACGGCTTCAACGCGGTGTGGACGTCGCCGAACACCTTGCCGACCAGGGCCGAGATCACCGATCCGGCGGCCTGGGTGCGGCGCCTGCACGGGTGA
- the dacB gene encoding D-alanyl-D-alanine carboxypeptidase/D-alanyl-D-alanine endopeptidase: MKERYVPENDDPRWPSDDKDTSSAEPKGTKGDGEATVWLPMSGLANGKTEELSVPKVTPESGSWFSPVVEVEDEPEIPETPTPQWSAFAPVTPVEPEKPEAPKTVFVQPVQPRQTDEPDWDQFDRGAATPTREHELARPEPRQEPQRPEPQRQEPPLQERPEPSLQEPPPQEPPRRPEQNRVEPPRPAEVPSATMHARPVRIEPAEERFDPEATVGIQQPQPPSEEPPAAEAAPAPKPKKRKRKVLLITGLVVVLLLAGVGGAAAMPKVSNRLGLPWAPNAPRGDIPQPAGVTRVLHGPDINGVAPTKAGLTAALAGPAGAADLGTLTGTVVDAATGDVLWDKNSGTPLTPASTTKILVVAAALLSLDHGTQISTKIVQGADPGTVILVAGGDPSLTSLPLGTDSPLYPGAAHVDDLVAQVKKASGGKISKVQLDVSLFKGPTSAKGWDPEDTIAGNTYMAPVVPVMADGGRNDPKSDHAPRIANPATALTQKIAGKLEAQAGGTTTAPKDAKVLGEVKSQPLAEFANSLLQLSDNMLADVLARQIALAKGAEPSFAGGAAATLDVLKQAGFDLTGVQINDGSGLSDQNKIPAKVLSEILAVAAAPDGKDPRTAKLRPLLAGLPVAGGSGTLEKRYGDPASAAGRGWVRGKTGTLSGVNTLAGVVLDTDGRMLVFALMSSGSDQNKGRAALDVVAATLHKCGCR, translated from the coding sequence ATGAAGGAGCGTTACGTGCCGGAAAACGATGACCCGAGGTGGCCGTCGGACGACAAGGACACCTCATCCGCCGAGCCCAAGGGCACCAAGGGGGACGGTGAAGCCACCGTCTGGCTGCCCATGTCGGGTCTGGCGAACGGCAAGACCGAAGAGCTTTCAGTGCCGAAGGTCACACCCGAAAGTGGCTCGTGGTTCTCGCCGGTCGTGGAGGTCGAGGACGAACCCGAGATTCCGGAGACGCCCACCCCGCAGTGGTCCGCGTTCGCGCCGGTGACGCCGGTCGAGCCGGAGAAGCCCGAGGCGCCCAAGACGGTCTTCGTCCAGCCCGTCCAGCCGCGGCAGACGGACGAACCGGACTGGGACCAGTTCGACCGGGGCGCCGCCACTCCGACGCGGGAACACGAGCTCGCGAGACCCGAGCCCCGTCAAGAGCCCCAGCGCCCAGAACCCCAGCGTCAAGAGCCTCCGCTCCAGGAACGCCCGGAACCCTCGCTCCAGGAGCCGCCGCCGCAGGAGCCGCCGCGACGGCCCGAGCAGAACCGGGTCGAGCCGCCGCGTCCCGCGGAGGTCCCGTCCGCGACCATGCACGCGCGCCCGGTCCGCATCGAGCCCGCCGAAGAGCGTTTCGACCCCGAAGCCACCGTCGGGATCCAGCAGCCCCAGCCGCCGTCCGAGGAACCTCCGGCCGCCGAGGCCGCCCCCGCGCCGAAGCCGAAGAAGCGCAAGCGCAAGGTCCTGCTGATCACGGGGCTGGTCGTCGTCCTGCTGCTCGCCGGGGTGGGCGGCGCCGCCGCGATGCCCAAGGTGTCGAACCGGCTCGGCCTGCCCTGGGCGCCGAACGCGCCGAGGGGCGACATCCCCCAGCCCGCCGGGGTCACCCGTGTCCTGCACGGGCCGGACATCAACGGCGTCGCGCCGACGAAAGCGGGTCTCACGGCCGCGCTGGCGGGTCCCGCCGGTGCCGCGGACCTCGGCACGCTCACCGGCACCGTGGTGGACGCGGCAACCGGCGACGTCCTCTGGGACAAGAACTCCGGCACCCCGCTGACCCCGGCGTCGACCACGAAGATCCTCGTCGTGGCGGCCGCGCTGCTGTCGCTGGACCACGGAACGCAGATCTCGACGAAGATCGTCCAGGGCGCCGATCCGGGCACGGTCATCCTCGTCGCGGGCGGCGATCCTTCGCTGACCTCGCTGCCCCTGGGCACGGACTCGCCGCTGTACCCGGGCGCCGCCCACGTCGACGATCTCGTCGCCCAGGTCAAGAAGGCGAGCGGCGGCAAGATCTCCAAGGTCCAGCTGGATGTCAGCCTGTTCAAGGGGCCGACGTCCGCGAAGGGCTGGGACCCGGAGGACACCATCGCCGGGAACACCTACATGGCCCCGGTCGTCCCCGTGATGGCCGACGGTGGCCGCAACGACCCGAAGAGCGACCACGCGCCCCGCATCGCCAATCCCGCGACCGCGCTGACCCAGAAGATCGCGGGGAAGCTCGAAGCCCAAGCGGGCGGCACGACGACGGCGCCGAAGGACGCGAAGGTGCTCGGCGAGGTCAAATCGCAGCCGCTGGCGGAGTTCGCGAACTCGCTGCTCCAGCTTTCGGACAACATGCTCGCCGACGTCCTCGCCCGCCAGATCGCGCTCGCCAAGGGCGCCGAGCCGTCGTTCGCCGGCGGCGCGGCCGCGACCCTGGACGTGCTCAAGCAGGCAGGCTTCGACCTGACCGGAGTCCAGATCAACGACGGCAGCGGTTTGTCCGACCAGAACAAGATCCCGGCCAAGGTGCTCAGCGAGATCCTCGCGGTCGCCGCGGCGCCGGACGGCAAGGATCCGAGGACGGCCAAACTGCGGCCGCTGCTGGCGGGCCTCCCCGTCGCGGGCGGCAGCGGGACGCTGGAGAAGCGCTACGGCGATCCGGCGTCGGCGGCCGGCCGGGGCTGGGTCCGGGGCAAGACCGGGACGCTGTCCGGGGTGAACACCCTGGCCGGCGTGGTGCTGGACACCGACGGCCGCATGCTGGTGTTCGCGCTCATGTCGTCCGGTTCGGACCAGAACAAGGGCCGGGCCGCACTCGACGTCGTCGCGGCGACCCTGCACAAATGCGGTTGTCGCTGA
- a CDS encoding inorganic diphosphatase, whose protein sequence is MEFDVTIEIPKGERNKYEVDHKTGRIKLDRTLFTATQYPADYGFIDDTLGQDGDPLDVLVLVQEPTFPGCLIRCRAIGMFRMTDEKGPDDKVLAVPTNDPRLEHLRDIHHLNEFHKLEIQHFFEVYKDLEPGKSVEGSSWVGRTEAEAEIKRSYERETDRLAKEAVDGPAAH, encoded by the coding sequence GTGGAATTCGACGTCACTATCGAAATCCCCAAGGGGGAGCGCAACAAGTACGAGGTGGACCACAAGACCGGTCGGATCAAGCTCGACCGGACCCTGTTCACCGCCACCCAGTACCCCGCTGACTACGGGTTCATCGACGACACCCTCGGCCAGGACGGCGACCCGCTCGACGTGCTGGTGCTCGTCCAGGAGCCGACCTTCCCGGGCTGCCTGATCCGCTGCCGCGCGATCGGCATGTTCCGGATGACCGACGAGAAGGGCCCGGACGACAAGGTCCTCGCCGTCCCGACGAACGACCCGCGCCTCGAGCACCTGCGCGACATCCACCACCTGAACGAGTTCCACAAGCTCGAGATCCAGCACTTCTTCGAGGTGTACAAGGACCTGGAGCCGGGCAAGAGCGTCGAGGGTTCGAGCTGGGTCGGGCGTACCGAAGCCGAGGCCGAGATCAAGCGTTCGTACGAGCGTGAGACCGACCGGCTGGCCAAGGAAGCCGTCGACGGTCCGGCCGCTCACTAG
- the glyA gene encoding serine hydroxymethyltransferase, whose translation MTHQPELSALAAADPQIAGLVEDEAKRQHDKIRLIASENYVSQAVLEATGTVLTNKYSEGYAGKRYYEGQQLIDQVENLAIERAKAVFGADHANVQPYSGSPANLAVYLAFAKPGDTVLGMALPDGGHLTHGWSVSATGKWFTPVRYGVRKETGRVDLDQVRELALQHRPKLIFAGGTAIPRTIDFPAFAEIAREVDAVLVADIAHIAGLVAGGAHPSPVGHAQVITTTTHKTLRGPRGAMILSDADHAKAVDKAVFPGLQGGPHNHTTAAIAVALGEAQKPEFRDYAHAIVANARALAEALVERGYDLVSGGTDNHLLLIDLTNKNVPGKPAAQALDRAGIELNYNTVPFDPRKPFDPSGIRLGTSAITTRGLQPEHQVKVAEWIDRTITAAAAEEQAALDTIAAEIREFLAPFPIPGYSA comes from the coding sequence ATGACACACCAGCCAGAACTGTCCGCGCTCGCCGCCGCGGACCCGCAGATCGCCGGGCTCGTCGAGGACGAGGCGAAGCGCCAGCACGACAAGATCCGCTTGATCGCCTCCGAGAACTACGTCTCCCAGGCGGTGCTCGAAGCGACCGGCACCGTCCTCACCAACAAGTACTCCGAGGGCTACGCCGGCAAGCGGTACTACGAGGGCCAGCAGCTCATCGACCAGGTCGAGAACCTCGCCATCGAGCGGGCGAAAGCCGTCTTCGGCGCCGACCACGCCAACGTCCAGCCGTACTCGGGTTCCCCGGCGAACCTGGCGGTGTACCTCGCCTTCGCGAAGCCCGGCGACACCGTGCTCGGCATGGCGCTGCCCGACGGCGGTCACCTGACGCACGGCTGGAGCGTGTCCGCGACCGGCAAGTGGTTCACCCCGGTGCGCTACGGCGTCCGCAAGGAGACCGGTCGCGTCGACCTCGACCAGGTGCGTGAACTCGCGCTGCAGCACCGGCCGAAGCTCATCTTCGCGGGCGGCACCGCGATCCCGCGCACCATCGACTTCCCGGCGTTCGCGGAGATCGCCCGCGAGGTCGACGCCGTCCTGGTCGCCGACATCGCGCACATCGCCGGTCTCGTCGCCGGTGGCGCGCATCCGTCGCCGGTCGGGCACGCGCAGGTCATCACCACGACCACGCACAAGACGCTGCGCGGCCCGCGTGGCGCGATGATCCTTTCCGACGCCGACCACGCGAAGGCCGTCGACAAGGCGGTGTTCCCCGGTCTGCAGGGCGGGCCGCACAACCACACGACCGCCGCGATCGCCGTCGCGCTGGGCGAAGCGCAGAAGCCGGAGTTCCGCGACTACGCGCACGCGATCGTCGCCAACGCCCGGGCGCTGGCGGAGGCGCTGGTGGAGCGCGGGTACGACCTCGTGTCCGGCGGCACCGACAACCACCTGCTGCTGATCGACCTGACGAACAAGAACGTGCCGGGCAAGCCCGCCGCGCAGGCGCTCGACCGGGCCGGGATCGAGCTGAACTACAACACCGTGCCGTTCGACCCGCGCAAACCGTTCGACCCGTCCGGGATCCGGCTCGGCACCTCCGCGATCACCACCCGCGGGCTCCAGCCGGAGCACCAGGTCAAGGTGGCGGAGTGGATCGACCGCACGATCACCGCCGCGGCGGCCGAGGAACAGGCCGCGCTGGACACCATCGCCGCCGAGATCCGCGAGTTCCTGGCGCCGTTCCCGATCCCGGGTTACTCGGCCTAG
- a CDS encoding gamma carbonic anhydrase family protein, whose protein sequence is MPMFEFEGLRPQVDPEAWIAPTATLIGDVVVEKGASVWYGAVLRADFGRILIREGANIQDNSVIHVNGGVTEVGKNVTVGHQCLVHDCTIGEQALIGNGSIVLDKAQIGAKALVAAGATVTPGMVIPPETVAMGSPAKKHVPLDGTARGWVEHNAAIYQELARRHSEGIKPID, encoded by the coding sequence ATGCCGATGTTCGAATTCGAGGGGCTGCGTCCCCAGGTGGATCCCGAAGCGTGGATCGCCCCCACCGCCACCCTGATCGGCGACGTCGTCGTCGAAAAGGGCGCCTCCGTCTGGTACGGCGCCGTGCTGCGCGCCGACTTCGGGCGGATCCTCATCCGCGAGGGCGCCAACATCCAGGACAACTCGGTCATCCACGTCAACGGCGGCGTGACCGAGGTCGGCAAGAACGTCACCGTCGGGCACCAGTGCCTCGTGCACGACTGCACGATCGGCGAGCAGGCGCTGATCGGGAACGGCTCGATCGTGCTCGACAAGGCGCAGATCGGCGCGAAGGCCCTGGTCGCGGCCGGTGCCACGGTGACGCCCGGGATGGTCATCCCGCCGGAGACCGTCGCCATGGGCAGCCCGGCGAAGAAGCACGTCCCGCTCGACGGCACCGCCCGCGGCTGGGTCGAGCACAACGCGGCGATCTACCAGGAGCTGGCGCGCAGGCACTCGGAAGGCATCAAGCCGATCGATTGA
- a CDS encoding M14 family metallopeptidase, producing MAVAIAAVAAFTIPVAASPATADQQAEDAQVQIYEVFGTGTSQQRTQISRLGVDVLGSAGGTTTFIGEARDAAKVRSLGFRVEQRGVVDRSEKVGTNAINDFPPSDSGFHNYAEVTTELRNAQANYGSIARLSSVGNSFQNRALNMLKISDNVATDENEPEVLFTCNQHAREHLTTEMCLRIVNRFTQGYASDPAIKRFVDSTEIYVIPNVNPDGSEYDISGGSYKYWRKNRQGNGTDPNRNWAYNWGCCGGSSGSTTSETYRGPSAFSAPETRAVSNFVNSRKIGGVQQIKASIDFHTYSELVLWPFGFTYNDTAPGMTAAEAQRFQTLGRQLAATNGYTPQQSSDLYITDGTIDDWMWGTHKILSFTFEMYPRGSNPGFYPPDEVIVRETTRNDKAVDLLLNTAIG from the coding sequence ATGGCCGTGGCGATCGCGGCCGTCGCTGCGTTCACCATCCCGGTCGCCGCGAGTCCGGCGACCGCCGACCAGCAGGCCGAAGACGCGCAGGTCCAGATCTACGAGGTCTTCGGTACCGGTACTTCGCAGCAGCGCACCCAGATCTCCCGGCTGGGCGTCGACGTCCTCGGTTCCGCGGGCGGTACGACCACCTTCATCGGCGAGGCGCGCGACGCGGCGAAGGTGCGCTCACTCGGCTTCCGCGTCGAGCAGCGCGGCGTCGTCGACAGGTCGGAGAAGGTCGGCACGAACGCGATCAACGACTTCCCGCCGTCGGATTCCGGCTTCCACAACTACGCCGAGGTCACCACGGAACTGCGCAACGCGCAGGCGAACTACGGGTCGATCGCGCGGCTGAGCAGCGTCGGCAACTCGTTCCAGAACCGCGCGCTGAACATGCTCAAGATCAGCGACAACGTCGCCACCGACGAGAACGAGCCCGAAGTCCTCTTCACCTGCAACCAGCACGCGCGCGAGCACCTCACCACCGAGATGTGCCTGCGGATCGTGAACCGGTTCACCCAGGGCTACGCCTCCGACCCGGCGATCAAGCGCTTCGTCGACAGCACCGAGATCTACGTGATCCCGAACGTCAACCCGGACGGTTCGGAGTACGACATCTCCGGCGGCAGCTACAAGTACTGGCGCAAGAACCGCCAGGGCAACGGCACCGACCCCAACCGCAACTGGGCCTACAACTGGGGCTGCTGCGGCGGTTCGTCGGGTTCGACGACCAGCGAGACCTACCGCGGTCCCTCGGCGTTCTCCGCCCCGGAGACCAGGGCGGTGTCCAACTTCGTGAACTCGCGCAAGATCGGCGGCGTCCAGCAGATCAAGGCGAGCATCGACTTCCACACCTATTCGGAGCTCGTCCTGTGGCCGTTCGGCTTCACGTACAACGACACCGCGCCGGGCATGACGGCGGCCGAGGCGCAGCGTTTCCAGACGCTGGGCAGGCAGCTGGCGGCGACCAACGGCTACACCCCGCAGCAGTCGAGCGACCTGTACATCACGGACGGGACGATCGACGACTGGATGTGGGGCACCCACAAGATCCTGAGCTTCACCTTCGAGATGTACCCGCGGGGTTCCAACCCCGGTTTCTACCCGCCCGACGAGGTGATCGTCCGGGAGACCACGCGTAACGACAAGGCCGTGGACCTCCTGCTGAACACCGCCATCGGCTGA
- a CDS encoding TetR/AcrR family transcriptional regulator produces MTAVPGRSVRLSPNQLQKQEQIVEAARVVLARDGLAGCTVRAIAEAGPLTKSAIHYYFADIDVLIDRAMAAHITTFTADLRKISEKHDHPDERLFAALEAFLSEFSGRPNAAFLWFEYWIAAGRAQHPQAIDVMLTSITELLAELLAPLDVEDPRARARALLSYLLGAIVQQRVRRRPFAALRGDIEALCFANYG; encoded by the coding sequence GTGACCGCCGTTCCCGGCCGCAGCGTGCGGCTCTCCCCCAATCAGCTGCAGAAACAGGAGCAGATCGTCGAAGCGGCGCGTGTCGTGCTCGCCAGGGACGGGCTCGCGGGCTGCACCGTTCGCGCGATCGCGGAGGCCGGACCGCTCACGAAGAGTGCGATTCATTACTACTTCGCGGACATCGACGTCCTGATCGACCGCGCGATGGCGGCGCACATCACAACGTTCACCGCCGATTTGCGCAAAATTTCGGAGAAACACGATCACCCGGACGAGCGGCTCTTCGCCGCCCTCGAGGCCTTCCTGTCCGAGTTCTCCGGCCGCCCGAACGCGGCCTTCCTCTGGTTCGAGTACTGGATCGCCGCGGGCCGCGCGCAGCATCCGCAGGCGATCGACGTCATGCTCACGTCGATCACCGAACTGCTGGCCGAGTTGCTCGCCCCGCTCGACGTCGAAGACCCCCGCGCGCGGGCGCGTGCCCTACTGTCCTATCTGCTCGGTGCGATCGTCCAGCAGCGCGTCCGGCGGCGGCCGTTCGCCGCACTGCGTGGCGACATCGAAGCGCTCTGTTTCGCGAACTACGGGTAG